From the Cryptosporangium phraense genome, one window contains:
- the tal gene encoding transaldolase — MTSSLQVLAAYGQSPWVDYLSRVFARGELSHLVREGVAGVTSNPTIFQSAIAEGGAYDEQMREVLRSEDDPKQVFLALAIQDVRAACDLLRPVYDRADSSRDGWVSFEVDPHLAHDADATVAEAVALFRRIDRPNLFIKIPGTTDELVAVEETIARGVPVNVTLLFSLERHRAAAHAYLRGLHRFREAGGDLRAVASVASFFVSRVDTEADRRLDERGGPNDLKGTLGIANAKLAYEAYREIFAGDDWTDLQAVGASPQRCLWASTGMKDPDRRDVTYVEELIGPDTVTTMPRATLEAFLDHGRVADTLTGGVEDAHRTLTRFAEAGVDYDKVIAVLEREGVDAFVTSFEQLFAGIAGKRAALIGA, encoded by the coding sequence ATGACTTCATCGCTGCAGGTTCTGGCAGCCTACGGGCAAAGCCCCTGGGTCGACTATCTGTCTCGAGTCTTCGCCAGAGGCGAGCTCTCCCACCTCGTCCGCGAAGGCGTCGCGGGGGTGACGTCGAACCCCACGATCTTCCAATCGGCGATCGCCGAGGGCGGTGCCTATGACGAGCAAATGCGCGAGGTGCTGCGATCGGAGGATGACCCCAAGCAGGTGTTTCTCGCGCTGGCGATCCAAGACGTGCGGGCTGCCTGCGATCTTCTCCGGCCGGTCTACGACCGGGCCGATTCCTCCCGGGACGGCTGGGTGTCTTTCGAGGTTGACCCGCACCTGGCCCATGACGCTGACGCCACCGTGGCGGAGGCTGTCGCTCTTTTCCGGCGCATCGACCGCCCCAACCTCTTCATCAAGATTCCTGGCACCACGGACGAACTTGTCGCGGTCGAAGAGACAATCGCCCGCGGCGTCCCAGTGAACGTCACCCTGCTGTTCTCCTTGGAGCGCCATCGTGCGGCCGCGCATGCGTATCTGCGGGGACTTCACCGGTTCCGTGAGGCGGGCGGTGACCTACGAGCAGTTGCGTCGGTGGCGTCGTTCTTCGTGTCCCGGGTCGACACCGAAGCCGACCGCCGACTCGATGAGCGGGGTGGACCGAACGACTTGAAGGGAACTCTCGGCATCGCAAACGCCAAGCTGGCCTACGAGGCTTACCGGGAGATCTTCGCCGGCGACGACTGGACGGATCTCCAGGCCGTCGGGGCTTCACCGCAGCGCTGCCTGTGGGCTTCGACAGGTATGAAAGATCCAGATCGGCGCGACGTGACCTACGTCGAGGAGTTGATCGGCCCGGACACGGTCACAACCATGCCCAGGGCGACGCTGGAGGCGTTTCTCGACCACGGGCGGGTGGCCGACACGCTAACCGGCGGCGTGGAAGACGCCCATCGCACGCTCACCCGGTTCGCCGAAGCGGGCGTCGACTACGACAAGGTTATTGCGGTGCTGGAACGCGAAGGCGTGGACGCGTTCGTAACGTCTTTCGAGCAACTCTTCGCGGGCATCGCCGGGAAACGCGCGGCGCTCATCGGCGCATAA
- the phoU gene encoding phosphate signaling complex protein PhoU: protein MRVTFHRELSSIADVLITMTGLADSAMYSATRALLTADLALADSVIAADAHIDVLHHDLEERCLRVLALHHPVAIDLRTVLASLRIVSALERMGDLARHIATIARMRYPDRAVPADLEPTFVDAGRIANALTQRVAALLADHDITTVDELTAIDDQMDELHRSVFTTLLHEDWPHGMVAAIDVVLLSRFYERYADHAVSLSRRIVEQVTGNLPDRARSSG from the coding sequence ATGCGGGTTACCTTCCACCGCGAGCTGTCGAGCATCGCCGACGTACTGATCACTATGACCGGACTAGCCGACTCGGCGATGTACTCGGCGACCAGGGCGCTGCTGACCGCTGATTTGGCATTGGCCGACTCTGTCATCGCTGCTGACGCGCACATCGATGTCCTCCACCACGATCTCGAAGAACGCTGCCTGCGGGTCCTCGCCCTACATCACCCGGTCGCGATCGATCTGCGCACTGTGCTAGCTAGCCTGCGGATTGTTTCTGCGTTGGAACGCATGGGGGACCTCGCTCGACATATCGCCACAATCGCCCGCATGCGATACCCCGATCGGGCCGTACCGGCAGACCTCGAGCCGACGTTTGTCGATGCCGGACGAATCGCCAACGCCCTCACCCAACGGGTGGCAGCGTTGCTGGCCGATCACGACATCACCACAGTCGACGAACTGACCGCGATCGATGACCAAATGGACGAGCTCCACCGCAGCGTGTTCACCACGCTACTTCACGAGGATTGGCCGCACGGAATGGTTGCGGCGATCGATGTTGTCCTGCTCAGCCGCTTCTACGAACGGTATGCCGACCACGCGGTCAGCCTTTCCCGGCGAATCGTCGAGCAGGTCACGGGCAATCTTCCCGACCGGGCCAGATCCTCGGGCTAG